The window TTAAACATTTGCACTGATGGTGAAGTTCATGAGTGTTCGTGAATTTCctttggggatgaataaagtatctatcgATCTATCTTAACCTgtgatggctgcagcagcagtgggacCTACTGAGTGTGTTTAGATGGATTTAATTACCTCTTTAATCTGTTAATCACTGTAACCATGAATACTGAATGCTGAACTGTGATTTAGGTGTCAAACATGGCACACATGAAgcacaaattacatttacaattCTGAACATTTACATGATTGAAGGAGTCAAATATCAGAAACCTGAAAACCAAATGAGCGGcgtcactctgcagctctgcactgagGTCACGGTGTACAgatgttctgtttgtttggtgtCTCACTGTGAgaaaatcctttttgacatcaCAAATACAATCTGAATGTTTGGGCTTTTGATTTTGTCatgttaaataaatgatttttcttAACATTTGGGGTTATGGTGCAtttttgatacataaaaatactcGATTACAAGTAACAGTCCTGCGCTGCATCAGATCTGTCCTTAAGTATAGAACTACAGTAAATGTATATGGACTTTGCAGTACTGTGTTACTGTAAATTATATGTGACAGAGGACACAGTAATGTGGTGCTGCTTTTAGTTATACATTAGGTGAGATCGTTCCCATTGTACGTGAACGCAGCACACATGTGGTGGTTTCTGATTGGATGTCTGACAGGAAGCGAGAAGGCGACTCGCTCTCTGGTGTAGTTGCAGACGCTCACCTGAAATGGGCTCTTTTTCCCTCTaaatcttctctttttcagtcGGCGGTCACAGACCTTTGAATGGAACATCAGACGGTTGGATTCGCCGCTTGTTCGCACTTTGTTCTGCTGTTCTTCGTCGCCCTGAAGGCGGAGGAACTCTCAGATGACGCGGGCGGCTGGTGAGTCTCCACATTAAACTCACCTGTTTCTGAGTTTATTTGAAATATGATGtttgtgatttatgtttttgtctgaaGTCAAATGTTCCACCTGTAAAATGTTGCCTCGCTTCGCTCCGGTACCTGCTCAGAGGACTGAACTCCagaccaaactccattcaaaattCTGTCACTTTAACGAGATCAAGTGAACACATCACGGAGGTTTTAGATCACCAGGAGCAACTTTTCAGTTTAGCACCgagaaggagaaaacacaggagctAAAGGAGAAGAACACACGTGGAATTTGAACTCATTAGAAAATAATGTGGTGAGAGTTAACAGACAGGTGGAGGATATAATCTATATAATCTGAGGTGATGAATGGACATAAATTAATCTGAATTTGACCGACGTGTGTCAGATGACTTTTCAAGTGATTTGACAAAAGCATTTCAAACCGTACTGAAATAAACTCTCCTTAAATTGACTCTGAAGTAAATTCAAAGAAAAGTCAAGCGGAGTTTTATACAgagttcttcttctctgcttaaAACGCTCACGTTCTTCTTCTGCGTTCAGGTCCTTAAACTCAGACTTCAGATTACAGGATGAAGGTCCCTGTAACATCGACGTGCTGGACGCCTCCTCGCTCTCACATCAACAGTTCATTGAGAGGTAAAGGCCACCTGGTATCACCATGACAACCAACCTGCCCACACTAACAACCACCACCTCGAAATACCACAGAAGCATCTCGAACATCCGGGAAACTGTCGTGTTCGTCTCAGTTAGTCAACTGAGTAACTTCTAGATAAAATGTTTGGTccagaaatgttgaaaaatgtccatcacaatttcccaaaaGGCAAATTTTACATATTCAGATTTCTTGTTCTGTCTGGCCAACAATCAAACAATATGACATCCAATAATCTTACAGCCTGACAGTCCATGAAGGCAACAATCCGACAGTCCAAAGGTATTTCTGTTGCAGATAAATTTTCTATAaatagactaaatgattaatcgtttcatttgatttttcaCAGGCAAGGAGAATTTAATATtctaatatttaatattttaatatttacgCGTTGTGACTGACGTCCATTGGAcgagtgtgttttcactgcacctGTCCGCTGACTCACACCTGCTCTCACCTGTGATTTTCCCAGGTATGCTTACAGCAGGCCGGTGATCCTCAGAGGTCTGACCGATAACACGGTACGTTTCTTTGAGTCTGTGCCTGGGAGGactcacagctgctctgtgcggtttgacatcactgtgtgtctgaaaaGGTGTGATAACACCTGAGCGCCACCTGCTGACGGTGTGTTAGAGCTACTGAGAACAGCGAGCAGAGAAACAGCGAAACACgccaaacatcagcatgaaTTACCCCACAATTAACATGTTAAAATCAGTTTAGTGACATGTGACGGTGGTGTCGATCGAGGGTCATGTGACACGGCTGTTGGGGGGTAAATGGAAATAAGCAAAGAAGAACTGTCTTGACATTGTACTTGAGTTCAGTGCTGTAAGTCTGGTCTGTAAGTGtcagcacagagacacattttgtcTGACAGTTTGATGGGACATGAAGAAATGAGGTTTTCAGTTTCTGCACTGAGGCGGATAAAAAACTTAAAGCTAAGCATCTCGAGCCACCAGCAGCTGTCCTGATGCTCACACTGTTTGAAGCTAATCAGCTGTAAACTGACTTTGTTGTAGAAGTTCCGGTCGCTGTGCTCCAGGCGGAGCTTGCTGGAGGACTATGGGAGGCGGCGCGTGCGGCTCAGCACCGCTAACACTCACTCTTACAGGAAAGGTATGATCGTCTAACGCTGCTCTGACAGCCTGCAGAACTTTCCATCCTCCTTTAACACTCGCTGACCTGCTGTGATCACGTCCTTCCAGTGGACGTCCCCTTCCAGGAGTACGTGGACGTCTTCCTGAAGCCTCAGTCTGCAGACGCCCTCGGCAGCGGTGAGTGACGGCGGGCTCGTTTACATCCTGGTTCTGCTTCACCTGAACGAGCTACCTGAGGATCGTGAAGTCCTCTGAGGACAGTTTGGTTTTTGCCAAAGATGACTTAATTTGAAAAGTTACTGATTTTCAAAGGAAGTTTTGAATGTGCAGAACAACAatgaaattcaattaaaatcacagagaggaagacaataATTCTCATGTTCTGACTCGAACCAACAACATGCTGGTCCGCCTCTCAatactgtctgacttcctgtctgtgactCTAAacccattggttcctactgaagacataaatctttagaCACATCAAATACGTAGTTTCATCTTTAAAGAGCTTCAGCTGTAGTTTTtaatcacacaaacaggaggaaacagaacaTTTGTTGATTCTCCATctttgctgaaaacagtccGTGTCCCTCTCATCCTCAGACACGCTGTATTTCTTTGGAGACAACAACTTCACAGAGTGGCAGAGTTTGTTCGAGCACTACGAGTCTCCGCCGTACGTCCTGCCTCACACCAGCGGGGCGCACAGCTTCGGGATCGCAGGTCAGTCCCGCAGACCGGAAACCAGACGAGGCTGCAGCCGCACCAACACCTGCGCGAGGCCCAGAGAGAAGCTGGACGCAAAGTGAAATCCTCCAGGAGATACCCTGAGCCGACAGGTAAGAAACCTCTGAGTCCTCTTTAACTTCAAGCTCGTGAAGTTTGACACCAAATCTGCTTTTGagccacagctgtgctttgagctaaatgctaacatcagcatgctaacgtgctcacaatgacagtgctgatgctaagcaggtgCAACGGTTACCATGTTTTCCATCTTtggcgtgttagcatgctaacctttgctaattagcactaaagccaaagcacagctgaggctgacaggttcatcctctgggagcATCAATCTGCTGCTCCATGTTGACGTACAAACTTGACATGAGCCTGAAGTTAAAGACGACACGGAGGTTTCCCTCCCGTCGGCTCAGGGTAATTCCTGGAGAACTGTGTTCTCTCTGAGTCTCAGAGCTAAAATTGTTGCTGTAAAAAGTTCCAAACATCTAAAGAAAAGCGAGTGTCAGCGATAAAGAGTGaaggagttttgttttgttgaagaGGCTGAAACTGCAGCGTCGACCCTGTTTTTGTCTACAGGTCCTGGAACCGGAGTCCCCTTCCACTGGCACGGTCCTGGTTTCTCGGAGGTCATCTATGGCAGGAAGGTGAACTCTGAAgtgaccttttcttttcttttccttcctccctgtcATGTCGCTTCATTTCATCCTGAACTGATTCAGTTGTGATCACACAGCGCTGGTTCCTCTACCCGCCTGACCAGGAGCCTCACTTCCACCCGAACCGCACCACCCTGTCCTGGGTGACAGAAACGTACCCCCACCTGCCCGAAGAGGAGGCTCCGCTGGAGTGCACCATCAGACCTGGAGAGGTAACCGGACGGAGGGGGTTCAGTCTGAGTTCAGAGTCTTTAGACCAGCACGTTTGAGCTCTTCTGCTTCtgttgcttcttcttctccttcatcaccttcttcttctgtcacacacagggttctaaattaacacccgccaacccgccaaatgcgggttaaaattcatattggcgggtgtaaataaaaacttactagccaatttggccggtaatgcattaggcaatcatgtcagtcagagccgctctacagttcttggtcatttgtccccctgacagtccgtcctacatttcccatgaacactgtcgtaatgctacgtgatgacgtacaagacgcccattggctgtgcgcaggcacactatagtttgtagtgcaaccggcgcgagaaaccacggaaacgcaaacgaagaagaagaagaatgaacggcggcgtataaactgtaaaaaaggagactgagctagctaaaagtaaaaagtaaagttaaactacatgcgtggttgggacagacgtctggggggagaagaggaaggaggcaggggatgagaatgtcgacaaagcgtgcgaaacgaagaaaagaaagtttaacgctaaatggctgacagggcGTGAATGGCTTgagtttgatcacgaaaatgccgtcatgttttgtaaggattgccgcatgtacacgaaagaaaaaaacaagacgaataattttgtggtggggactaataattttaaagtggaggcagtaaaggaccatgagagtgcccgaagtcatcaggagagccgaaggagtctgcagtactgactgctgcactgtttgtgttttctagttgtacaaacataattcaatttattaccaatgcaagtgtttaagtcatggctgttacttatatatatttcttattaaagaaggaaagcagaaacactttaagttgaaaggaaaaatacattttattaggaatgtaatgatactaaatactggaaaaatgtcttttagaaaataataaatctgacagcattttttgtttgtataaattaaatatttgcactttctgtgtatattttgtttcatgtgttgtactttctgtgcatttttcatgccaacaatgtaaataaaatgatcaaatgcattcagtggcactcataatctcttattttcaagggaaaaaatttggctagtggaaattctgattggctggtaactttagaagatcaccagccacattggctggtgatcaaaaaagttaatttagaaccctggtcaCACAGcgacataaaaacatgaaagcagctcGTTAGAGTCAACAGGAGAGACTTCATGAAGCGTTTGTGCAGTTTTCTAACAGTCGGGTTGTTTCTCCGTCAGGTGCTGTACTTCCCCGACCGCTGGTGGCACGCCACGCTCAACCTGGACACCAGCGTCTTCATCTCCACCTTCCTCGGCtgagctgcttcttcttc of the Chaetodon auriga isolate fChaAug3 chromosome 16, fChaAug3.hap1, whole genome shotgun sequence genome contains:
- the jmjd8 gene encoding jmjC domain-containing protein 8, whose protein sequence is MEHQTVGFAACSHFVLLFFVALKAEELSDDAGGWSLNSDFRLQDEGPCNIDVLDASSLSHQQFIERYAYSRPVILRGLTDNTKFRSLCSRRSLLEDYGRRRVRLSTANTHSYRKVDVPFQEYVDVFLKPQSADALGSDTLYFFGDNNFTEWQSLFEHYESPPYVLPHTSGAHSFGIAGPGTGVPFHWHGPGFSEVIYGRKRWFLYPPDQEPHFHPNRTTLSWVTETYPHLPEEEAPLECTIRPGEVLYFPDRWWHATLNLDTSVFISTFLG